From the Gossypium hirsutum isolate 1008001.06 chromosome A02, Gossypium_hirsutum_v2.1, whole genome shotgun sequence genome, the window TGGTGTTTCATTTTccaaaattcacaatttttttttacttaaaacaaattaaaatttcaactaaaatacaagaaaaaaatgGGGGAAATATATTGAactttaagttaaaaaaaaaggtcTAATTTAACTTTAGGCCCTTAATGGACATCAAAGTACAACAAATTAGAGCAATTACTTCTTTGGTAGATAGAAACAAAACGAATTTTgaatacaaattaaaattaaaattaaaattaataaactaTAATAAGTTGATGAATCAAATGGCTGATGAAGCCCTAATAGTTGTTTTTTTAATCATCATCCAATGGTTGTCATCATTTTGACAAATTCATCATAGTTGACCTGACCATCACCGTCCAAATCAGCTTCTTTGATCATCTGCTCAACTTCCTCATCCGTTAATTTCTCACCAAGATTGATCATCACATGCCTCAGCTACACATAATCAAATCaacattaattaattttaaattaatcaaattaattaaatttagatcCAAAACCCCAAATTCAATGTCCTGTAAAAATCATGGCTAAcattcattgcatgcaaaaaCAGACATTACAGCCTATCATATAAATGGGTGTCCACCAGAAGCTCAGTTGAACTATGGTGAAAACATGTGAATCACCCcatataaataatttgatttccTTTATGTGCAAATCCCAATGTAAATCAATGTTGAAACAGGTTAAAATATTTTCGCATTATAGATtcgaattatatttatttttttgacgCATCGTCTAGAATTACTAATAGCTCCAAaacccataaataagaagataataaaTTAAAgcacactcgaacccacgtcctttAATAATGTCCataccaattgaattaaaacttaATTCTTAAATGGGTCAAAATCTTAAATAGAATATGTAGTATGTAACTTAATGGTACTATCTAGTTAGgggttttggaaaatttttccCTTTAGTccctctaaaaataaaaaatttgtaatttaagctttttttaatataatttttagctttgatatttctaaaataaataataaaattgtgtATGATATTATTATTGGTATTTGGTCAAAATTTTCCAACTTTCTTCCCCTCTTTCTTCACTTTATTCCCTTGCATGTATGAAAGGTACTAGACAACTTTTATGGGTGGTCAAAATAGCCTAGTTGTGTATTTTTCATACTTTTGAATGTGAAAGGCAAGCTAAAAAGATGTAAGAATTTTTGTAATCCCAAAAAGGTTTTGGATTTGAATCTTTAAAGCAACAATTCTTTCATTGAATACGGTTAGGAAAGGAAAAAAGAATTAATTGCATTAGAAGTCCTCGAAcaatgatgaaaattttaaattgattatcaaactttaaaatattctagTTATGAATATTTAAAACACGCTGGTCTTACTTAAGTTGTTCATGCACTAGGTTCACATGTGTTTAAAATTTGAtccatatgttttaaatatgctcTCGTTAGATTCAAACCATCATTTAATGTCCAAGTTGATGGTTAGactataaaaaaaactcaaatagaATGCTTTGAAATTTGGGACCAATTTAAAATCTAGGTCACTGTTCAAGGACTTCTAGTAAAAATAACATATTTCCATTTTagtatctaaacttttttttccaCACTTTAGTACTTGAACTATTATGTTCATctcaatttacccaaaaaatgAAAGTTTCCAATTAAACCATGACATGCGACACATTCTTATTTGATGTCGATACTTTTTTGGAATAAAATGGGATGAAATAAGACAAAATTTTACGTACTAaagtgaaaaatatatataatttaagggctaaattataaataaaacctttttaaaaaaacacaGTTTGACCAAAAATACAAGAAATAATGCATGAAAAATCAAACTTACCTCATTAGCTGATATATACCCATTTTGATCCTTGTCAAAAACCTTGAAAGCCTCTTTAAGTTCCTCCTCTGCATCAGTTTCctgggttttttttttgacaCAGCAACAActtcaatcaatcaatcaatcatacatacatacatacatacatacatacataatttGGGTTTGTTTTTGTACCTTCATTTTCTTGGCCATCAAGTTCAAGAACTCTGCAAATTCAATGGTTCCATTGCCATCAGCATCAACTTCAGTTATCATATCTTGAAGCTCTTCTTCAGTGGGATTTTGATCTAAGGATCTAATCACAGTTGCCAGTTCTTCCACAGTAATGCAACCTATAATGAAACAAAAATACCATTATATAATTTTGTGCTATACATTAAATTTAGCCACAAAAGGTATGAaggaaatgaaaaatatgaaccATCTCCATCTTTGTCAAACAGACAAAAAGCTTCTTTGAACTCAACAATCTGTTCTTCACTCAGCATATCACCCATTCTTATTTGTTTGGTTGcctagaaaaagaaggaaaaaatattCTCAAGAAAGTTGTTCTAGAGAGACAAAGAGATGATATAAGATAAAGAGAAGAGAGGGGTGTATGTTGTTTTTGAGTAAAGCTCAAGCTTAGCTGGGTTTATGTAGTATTCCAATGCAAGGAAGTGTagctatttttttttctatttaaaattttttaaaattagaaataatatttttaataaaaagggaaaatagaaataattaagtAAACCaacttaataataaaaaagtcaAATCAAGGTTATGACTTAAGACTTAAGATTGCAATTAGGGATGTGGATTTTGGATGTAAGGAATGtaatcataattaatttttatgatcaATATTGatcatgaaaaaaaaatctaatggatttagaaaaaaaaatcaattagtgGTTAATTGAgtaataaaatattgatattatatcaatcaagtccTTCTATCAGCATAATTATCAATTTAGGCATTAATAGCTAGTTCAGATAAAAAATTGAAGCATATTATAAAATGCATGGACCAAATTGTAATTAAACCTAAAGCATTGGTCCTCAAACTTCAAAGCATTCTAATTGAATCTAAAGTATCgatattatatcaatcaagtcTTTCTATCATCCTAATTATCAATTTAGGCATTAATATAGCTAGTTTAGAAAAAAAGTGAAGCATATTATAGAATATATGGATCAA encodes:
- the LOC107941607 gene encoding calmodulin-like protein 8, with translation MGDMLSEEQIVEFKEAFCLFDKDGDGCITVEELATVIRSLDQNPTEEELQDMITEVDADGNGTIEFAEFLNLMAKKMKETDAEEELKEAFKVFDKDQNGYISANELRHVMINLGEKLTDEEVEQMIKEADLDGDGQVNYDEFVKMMTTIG